The window TCCATCAGCCAATGTCCGCGTTGTGAAACCGCCATCGCCAACAACGAAGTCGAATACGAGGACGTTGATGATCCATCTATCTACGTGAAGTTCCCGCTCCGCGACCGCGAAGGGAGTCTCGTCGTCTGGACGACGACGCCGTGGACGGTTCCGGCGAACACCTTCGTCGCCGTCGATGCGGAAGGCACCTACGCCGAGGTCCGAGCAACCACGGACGGCGAGACGGAAACGCTCTATGTCGGCAAACCGAAGGTCGAAGAAGTCCTGAAGAAAGGCCGCTACGACGACTACGATGTCGTTTCCGAACTGACCGGCGAGGAACTCCTCGGTTGGAAATACGAGCATCCACTCGACGACGAAGTGCCGAACCACCCGAGCGGCGATGGAACGCTGCAGGTGTACGAAGCCGACTACGTGAAAGTCGATGGGGACGGTACCGGACTCGTCCACTCCGCACCCGGACACGGTGAGGAGGACTTCAATCGCGGGACGGAACTCGGACTCGACGTGTTCTGTCCCGTCGGCGGTGACGGCGTGTACGAGAAAGCGGGCGGTAAGTACGAAGGGCAGTTCGTGAAGGATGCCGACGAGGACATCATGGCCGACCTCGATTCGAACGGTCATCTGCTCGCCTCGGGCACCGTCAACCACAGCTATGGCCACTGTTGGCGGTGTGACACTGGTATCCTCCAAATCGTCACCGACCAGTGGTTCATCACGGTCACGGACATCAAGGACGAACTCCTCGACAACATCGAGGATAGCGAGTGGCATCCTCAGGAAGCCCGTGACGAACGGTTCTACAACTTCGTGGAGAACTCGCCGGACTGGAACGTCTCGCGGCAGCGCTACTGGGGCGTTCCGATCCCGATCTGGACGCCAAGCGCGGACGAGTCCGCGGACGGTTGGGACGGAAACATGGACGACGTGGTCGTTGTTGGCACCCGTGAGGAGCTCGCTGAAGCGGTTGACCAAGACGTAGACCCGGAAGAAGTCGATCTTCACCGGCCGACGGTGGACGACCTGACGATCACGAAAGACGGGACGACCTACACCCGCGTCCCGGACGTGTTCGACGTGTGGCTGGACTCCTCAGTCGCGTCGTGGGGTACGCTCGACTATCCGAGCGATGAAGAGGACTTCGAGGAACTGTGGCCCGCCGACCTCATCATGGAGGCCCACGACCAGACCCGCGGTTGGTTCTGGTCACAACTCGGCATGGGAACCGCCGCACTCGGCGACGTGCCATACGATGACGTGCTGATGCACGGCTGGGCGCTCGCCGAAGACGGGCGTAAGATGTCGAAATCTATCGGAAACATCGTCGCTCCCGAGGAGGCAATCGAGCGTCATGGGGCGGATCCGATGCGTCTGTTCCTCCTCTCGCAAAATCCGCAAGGTGAGGACATGCGCTTCTCGTGGGATGAGATGCAGAACATGCAGCGAAGCCTGAACATCCTTTGGAACGTGTTCCGGTTCCCATTGCCCTACATGCGGTTGGACGACTTCGATCCGAACGAGGTCGGTGTCAAAGATGCCGAAACCGAACTCGTGGACGAATGGGTGCTCTCGCGTCTACAGACCGTGACGGCGGAGATGACCGAGCAGTGGGAGGAGTACCGCCAGGACCGCGCACTTCGCGCACTGCTCGACTTCGTCGTGGAAGACGTGTCACGGTTCTACATCCAAGTCGTTCGCGAGCGAATGTGGGAAGAAGAGGACAGCGCGAGCAAGCAGGCCGCCTACGCGACGTTCCACCACATTCTGAAGACAGTCGTGGCCCTGCTCTCGCCGTTTGCCCCCTTCATCAGCGAGAAGATCTATCAGAACCTCACGGGCGACGAGGGCGAAGCGAGTGTGCATATGCTCGACTGGCCCGAGGTCGATGAATTCTGGCACGACGAGGAAATGGAAGCCGACGTGTCAGTCCTTCGTGCCGTCGAAGAAGCAGGAGCGAACGCCCGCCAGCAGGCTGAACGAAAGCTCCGCTGGCCAGTCTCACGAATCGTCGTGGACGCGCGGGACGACTCCGTCGTCCGCGCGGTCGAAAAGCACGCCGACCTGCTTGCTGATCGCCTGAACGCTCGTGATGTCGAACTCGTGATGCCCGATGAAGGTTGGGGCGAACTGGCCTACAGCGCCGAGGCGGATATGAGCGTCCTCGGTCCAACCTTCGGCGACGATGCAGGGCGCGTGATGAACGCGCTCAACGAGGCACGAGTCAGCGATGCAAGCCTCGCGGAACTCGAAGATGCTGTTGCGGAAACGCTCAATGAAGAGATCGAACTGGACGACGAAATGGTCGAGTTCGTCACGCAGACGCCGGACGACGTAAGCGGCACGTCCTTCAGCGTGGACGGCAACGAACTCGGCGTCGTCTACGTCGATACGACACTCACGGAGGACATCGAAAGCGAGGGCTACGCACGCGAAGTCATCCGCCGTGTACAGGAGATGCGCAAGGAGATGGACCTCGACATCGAGGAAGAAATCCGTCTCGAACTCGATGTTCACGATGATCGAGTTGCCGACTTCGTCGAGGAACATATGGAGCTCGTGAAAGAGGAAGTTCGCGCCGAAAGCGTCGGTGAAGTCGATGACGGCCACCGCAAAGAGTGGGATGTCGAAGGTGTTACGATGACGATTGCAATCGTGCCACTCGCGGAAGTGGAGCTATAGAATCCAGGCGCGAACATCGCGAGCGGGCAGAGAACCTTTGACGACGACCGAAGTGACTAAGCCAGAAACGGTGACGATAGTTTTTTGCTCAAGATACTACCAGCGACAGTGAGCGAGTGCAACAAAAGGTAATTTTACAACGCGTCGGCGATAGCGGGCGCAACCGATACCTGACTTACAGCACGTTCGATGGTATCCGTGCCGTACACAGCCACGACACCCGCGTTTGCGAGTTTCGTTCGAGCGTTTAGCGCGAGCATGGGGTGGACACAAGTGACGAACACACGACCGATATCCCGTTTCTGGAGGAGAGAAACCGCCCCGCTCATGGTCGAACCGGTCGCAATGATGTCGTCGGTGATGACGATATCCTTGCCAGTCACGTCGGTATCGCTTGGCGTCATTTCGACCTCCGTTCCGGAGAGTCTCTTCTTCTCGAAGTAATCCGTGACACCACGACCGTACGCATTTCTGACAGTGTCGGCGATGTCGAGTGCACCCGCGTCGGGTGAGAGAAACACCGGATCAGCCAAGTCGTCTGGCAGCGGGTCAGCGAGGCACCCGGCGGCATTTACCGGTTCCGCAGGAACGTCGAAGAAGTCACAGACGGCAGTTTCGTGCGGATTGACCGTCAGTACCCGGTCGGTTCCGGTACTGATGGCACGAGCAACCGCGCGAGAGGAAATCGGCTGACCACGTTCGAACGTCTTGTCCTGTCGGGCGTATCCCATATATGGGAGCACAGTGATGACTTCCTCGGCACCCCATTCACGGGCGGCGTCCTGCAGTTGGAGCAGTTCGATGTGGGCATCACTCGAAACCGTCGAAGCAACGACGATAGCACGAGTGCCGTCGAAGCCAGGCGCACTTGCGAGCAGTTCGTCGTCCGGGAACGACTGATACTCCACGGACGCGAGCGGTTCGTCTAGTTCGGCAGCGAGTGTGGCCGCCAAGGATTGCGAGGCAGACCCACTGAGTATCATACGAAAAAACTGGACATCCCAGGTTAAACGCGTTTTCACTCGGCGGTGTGGGACTGTGAACGTCTTTGACAAACGTAATCGACTGAGTGCGATCGGGTGTCGGGACCTATATTTCCTGTTCAAAAATATTAATATATTATTTATGTTATTAAATAGTAGTGCTGGTCAATGGTATCGGTAACTCGGCTCAGTATGGACGTGTCGTCGGTAGACGAATCCGATCTTACACCAGCTGAGACAGGTATTCTCAATCTACTCGCCGAAGGTCGATGTACTCCCGCGTACGTGGCCAGCGAGATGGCGGTTGGGGCGGACACGGCCAGGGGAACGCTTGATAGGTTGCGAGAGTACGAAATCGTCGGAAAGCCCTACCGTGGTCTGTACGAGCTTCGACTCGATAGAACCGACGACAGCTCGAAATATCGAACGACGGAAACGCTCCTCGTTGACGTTCCGTTCGAAGACGACGATTTCACACCGACCGAGCGAGGAATCCTCAACCTACTCGCCGAAGGACGGGCGATACCGGCCTACCTCGCTCAGGAGCTCGACGTCACACAGGAATGTGTCAAAACTCGTCTCCGTGACCTCACGCGACTCGAACTCGTCCGGAAGAGACATCGTGGACTCTACGAACTCGTTGCCGAGTAGTGCACGGCAACTGCTCGAATTCCTGAGAGACCGAGATTTCGACTCCGCCATCCGTCGCCGATGGACGAGAGAAACGTCCCCGGTTCAGTCACGACGTACACACCCTCGCCGAATCCGATGTCGGCGACGGGTTCATCGACCGGAAGCGTGATTTCCACCCACTCATCGTTGTCTCGAACGAACAACGTGTCATCGGCCGCGGCATAGGCGTCTTCATCGGTGGTGTTTACGACGTGAAAGCTGCCCTCCATCGCATCCATCCAACCATTACCGAGCCAGTAGAGGCCGTCGGCGGTAGCCGCAAGTGGAACGCCCTTCGCGGAGACGTCCCGGACGTCGTTCAAGCCGACGTGGCGGACACCATCGTCCACGATCCGATAGACACCGTCGATAGTCGCCACCAAATTACCGTCGATAGCTCGTACTTCGGGGAGCGAAGCCAGTTCGTTCCAGCCGCTATCGTACCGTGCAAGGATGCCGTCCTCGCTTGCCGCGAGGAGGTCGTCTCCATCGAAATCGACCGCGACTGCGGGTCCGAAACCGAGCGGCGAAAAGTCGCCGTCGATAACGCCCTCGTCGGTGGCGACTGCGAGCGAATCGCCAGTTACCGCAACGTCACGAGCGACACAGCGGTGAGCGATCGAGAACTCACCGACGATGTCACCGGAAATCTCGACGCGGGCGACACCTAGTTCCGTGGCGACGTAGGCAGTCGTCGTCCCCGACTGGTCGCTGTAGACGCGTTTTTCGTCGATACTCGTCATATCCAAGTGAGGGATGCGAACTGTGGAAAACGTTCGGGTTCGGGCTACCGACCCCGGAATTCGGTCGAAACGACGGTCCCCTCGTCGTCGAACGTCAATCGAAGTTCTTCGTCGTCCAACGGGATTCGCAGCCGGAATGAAAGCGGATCGGTTCCGACGAGTGAGAGGTACTCGTGGTGGAGTGCCCAGTCGATATCCCACAACGGACGGGCGTCGATATCGACGCCGTGAGCGGCGTGAAAGCCGACGACTCGTGGATGCTCGCGAACCAGACAACCGAGGGGGAGGTTCGACATCGCCCAACACTCTCGACACGACACTCGGAGTCGGTATGGCACGTCACCGATGCTGAGCGTCGGCTCCGATTCGGTTATTTGCCCCTCCATTCGGGAGCCACATTCCGGACACGTCCCGGCGGATGCGAGGGCATTCCAACGACGAGTCCACACGTCGAACGTCGAAAGGAGGTCGTCTCGACGCGTGGTTGGAGCGGGTGGAAACGGGTTATGAAGGATTTCTTCGCCGCAGTCATCACAGGTGATACGAATTCGCTCATGTTCGTATCGAGCGATGATGGATTCCTCGTGGCAGTTGTAGCACGTCCCCGGTGCAGGAAGAGTCGTCCCATCCGCCTGTTCGGTGAATATTCCGGCCGTCAGCGCGCTCGCGACTTTTCGGCCTGCATAGGTGAGTTCGTACCCAGCGGTCGTTTTCCGAACGTACTGTCCGACGAGACGTTGAAGATGATAGTTGAAATTCCCGCTATCGCGGAGGCCGACACGCTGCTTGAGTTCCGCGTATGAAAGAGAATACTCACCGTTCCGGAACGCCTGTTGGAGTTCGTAAATCATCGAAACCCGTCGTTCGTTTCCGATGGCGGCGAGCGCGTCTGCCGGGTCAGGACGGGGATCTCCCATACGGGATGTTCGTACGTGGAGGAGTATATCACTCCCGAAAAGATGTCAGATTTCCATGTGCAATCGCGTGCGCAGAACGGCTTCAATACGTCAGTTCCTCCAAATTCGTATGCGGAGCTTGAGTCGAAATATCGCACTCTACTACGCCTACAAATCGACCAAGGCGGTCGAGTTTTATCGGCCGATAATGTATCTCTACTTCCTTTCACTCGGATTGGATTTCACTGCGATTGCGATTCTCGAAGGGATTTACAACGTCACGACCGTTCTCGGCGAAATTCCGACGGGGTACGTCGGCGACAGAGTTGGACGCAGAAACAGTCTGCTGTTTGGAACGACAGTCATTACGCTGACGCTCGTCGGAATCGGATTCGCGGAGACCTTCCTCGAGCTCGCGGTGCTGTACGCCTGCTGGTCGATGGGGTACAATTTTCGGTCGGGAAGCGACGATGCATGGCTCTACGATACACTCACCGATGAACTGTCCGCGGACCAGTTCGCCTCCGTTCGAGGGCGGGGGCAGTCGGTCGCCCTGCTGGTCGGCGTCGTCGGAAGCGTCGTCGGTGGCTATCTCGGAAACATCGACCTCGCCTATCCGTTTCTGATGGCGGCGGGAGTATCCGGCCTCGGCGTACCCGTTTTGTTGAGTTTGGAGGAACCCACGAGTTACGAGAAGAGCGACGCCGACGAACTCGGTTTGCGAGAGGCAGTTAGCGTCATCAGTGAAACACTCTCGCATCCACGGCTTCGCGCGTTCGTCGTCTACTACTTCGTCCTTTTTTCTGCGGTTTCGTATCTCGTCTTCATGTACGTCCAACCGGTGCTCGAGACCGTCCTTCCGCAGGTTGGGGTACCGACAGGCGAAGTCGAACCGCTTCTCGGCTGGTTTTATGCCGCAGTCAGTCTCTTTTCGGCGGGACTGAGCTATCACACCGGCACGATTCGGGACCGCGTGGGACTCCGCCAGTGGTTTCTCGTTATTCCGTTCGTCGTTGGTATCGGGCTTGTCGCCCTCAGGGCACTGCCGATGCTTGCGATTCCAGCGTTCCTCTTCGCCCGTGGAATCTCGGAAACGACGCGTTCGCTGGCCTCGCAGTACGTCAACGACAGGATCGACACCCTCGGACGAGCAACTGTGCTCTCCGCGCTCGCCATGGTGAGCTCGATCGCGGTCATCCCGTTCCAACTCGGTAGTGGCGTGATTTCGGATGTGGCGTCGCCGCTGACGGCTCTCGCTATTGCTGGTGGAGTTCTGCTAGTCGGGTCGTTCGCCGTTCTTGTATGGGAATCTCCCGTCAAATCACCCATGGGACACCCCGCTGAGGCGGAGTAGCACCAGTATTCGGAATCTCTTTCAAGACAGACTCCCCACCACCGAACATGAAGGTGTTCGGGTCGAGTGGGACGCGAGGGGTCGCGAACGACGAGTTGACCCCCGAGTTCGTGCTCAAGATTGCGAAGGCGGCGGGGACGGTGTGGCGCTCCGACCGAGTCGCTCTCGCCAGAGATACGCGAGCTACTGGCGACATGCTCGCCGACGCCGCAGCCAGCGGATTGGCAAGCATCGGAGCGGACGTAGATCGACTCGGTATCGTTCCGACACCCGGTGCGCAGGCGTACGCGGAGCGCGAGGGTATCCCGGCGTTGATGATAACGGCGAGCCACAACCCACCGGAATACAACGGCGTAAAACTCATCGGCGACGATGGTATCGAGCTCGCCGTCGGGAGTTTGGAACGCATCGAGGGAAAGTTCTTGACTGAGGCGTTCGAGGAAGTTCGATGGAGCGAAACGGGACACAGCCATCGAATCGACGACGCTCGCGACTGGTACGTTTCACAGCTGCTCGACAACATCGACAGGGAGAAAATCGCCGATGCAAACCTCACCGTCGCCCTCGACCCCGGACACGGCGCAGGGTCGCTCACCTCGCCACAGTTTTTCCGAGAGCTTGGCTGTGAAGTCGTGACGGCGAACAGCCAGCCGGACGGACATTTCCCCGGACGCAATCCGGAACCGGTTCCGAAAAACCTCCGCGACCTCGGCCGATTGGTCGAATCGACAGATGCGGACGTTGGAATCGCACATGATGGGGACGCGGACCGCGCCATCTTCTACGACGAAACCGGCAAGTACATCGAGGGTGACGCGACGCTGGCCGCCCTCTCCGCCGCACAACTCGAGCCAGGTGATGCCGTCGTCTCCGCCGTCAACGTCTCCCAGCGACTCGTGGACGTTGCCCACGAAACAGGTTCGACACTCGAACTGACGCCGATCGGCAGTACGAACATTATCACCCGAATCCGAGAGCTGCGTGACCAGAACGTGGCGGTCCCCGTCGCTGGCGAGGGCAATGGCGGTATTTTCTTCCCGAACTATCGTCTGACCCGCGATGGGGCATATACCGCCGCGAAATTCCTCGAACTACTCACCGAACGGAGTGCCAGTGAAGTCGTCGAACCGTACAACGGGTATCAGAACGTTCGAACGAACATCTCGTACACGACGGACGCGGAGCACGACGCCCTCCTCTCCGCCGCGGAGGAGAGAGCAAAAGAATCGGATGCGGAGCTGAACACTCGCGACGGCTATCGACTCGACTTCGGCGATGCGTGGGTGCTCGCGCGGCCGAGTGGAACCGAACCGATGGTTCGCATCTACGCCGAGGCGCGCGAACGTCATCGTGCCGAGGAACTCGCAGAGGAGATGGAGGCTGCCCTTCGAATCGCGAAGGCGAGCGTCTGATTCCGAAATCGAAACGGGAACGATACGTTCGAATTCAGCGTTCCGGATACGAAGAAAGGGCGTCCGAAAGTTCGGCTTTTCGCTCACGTGCTTGCTGAAGTTCGTCCTCGACAGCACCACGAGCGAGTCGGTCGTGCTCCTCGTCCGTTAGTTCTGCCCGTGCCTGCGCTGCCGTTCGTAAGGCATCAAACCGGTCGTCGTACGTGAGTTGCTGAACGTCACGAAGTCGAGCGACCGCCTCCGGAGGGGCGAACCGATCCGCGATGCGAATTGCCTCTTCACACCACCAGCGAAGTTCGTTAGCGGGCGCTGGCGGCCAGCCGATGAGCAACGGTTCGGCGTCGAGGCGGTCGAGATACGTTTCGTTCGTGGCGACGGCGCGTTTCAGTTCGACGGGGTTGTCGACGTAGTGGCCGAGTTTCGATCGAGAGTAGCGAGCCAGTTCGAGTAGTTTCGGAACCGATTTTTCACCCACATCGTTCTCGAGCAGATAGGTTCTGAGTTCGTCCGGCGGAGCGTCGAACTCGATGAGTGGATACTGTTCAGTTGCGGTGAGAAATCGAACGAGTTCGCGGGCGGTCGAATCGTGTTTGAACGCACGGAATGCGGATGAGATGGCCTCGTCCGCGGTTTCGATCGGCTCCCGCAGTTCATCCGTCGGAGCGTCCAAATCGGCATCGCCTAGCTCCTGCAACCGATCCAAATCGTCGATTCGCTCCTCCAGTTCGGTGATTCTGGTGGCGACAGCGTGACGGGCATCGCGGTATCGCTCGGTGGCTTCCCGACGTTCTTCGAGAAGGGAGGCGGTTTCCCGAGCGGGTTGGAGTATCGTTCGTATGCGGTCGAAATCCGATTCGCTCAACCTGCGTTTGTCGGTGACGTCTTCCGCTCGCTCGAACGACTCGCGGGCGGGCACGTCATCGGGGAGGCTCTCGACCAAATCGGCGAACTGGCCTTGAAACTCCACGAACGATTTGAAATCCCCGGTTCCGGTGGCTTTGCCCTCGTATCGATTGAGCAGTCGCGTCGCGCGGTCGTGGGCGTCGGCAACTGCCTCGATGTGCGGCTTTCCGTGCTCCGCGACCGCTGCCTCCGCTTCCCGACAGAGTTCGTCCGTGTTTTGGAGGTCGGCAAGTGGGTCAGACATCTCACTCGTAGATTTCGTCGGGGTCGAACACTTTTTCGCCGACGACTTCGGCTTCGGCGGTGTCGTCCTCGTTCAGGGCGTCCAGTTCGCGATAGAAACAGGACTCGTACCCGGTGTGACAAGCACCGCCTTCCTGCTCGACTCGGTAGAGGAATGCATCGCCGTCGCAATCGACTCGAACGTCTTCGACGTGTTGTACGTGGCCGCTCGTACCACCTTTCTGCCAGAGTTCGTCACGACTTCGGGAGTAGTAGTGTGCGAGACCGGTTTCGAGGGTTTGCTTGACCGCTTCGGGCGATACGTAGGCGAGCATGAGTACGTCGCCGGAATCGGCGTCTTGGGTGATTGCGGGGAGTAGATCGGTGTCGTCGAACGCGAGCGCGACTTCCTCGGTCATGGTTGGGCGAAGGTGTCGATGGGGAATAGGCTTTTTCGCTCGTGGTGGAACGAGATCCGAGAACGTGGTCAATCTTCGACCAGTTGAGCGAAATCGTCTATCGGGATGATTTCCATCGTCTGCATATCCATCCCGTGACTTTCGACCGCGATTCCCGCTCTGAATGCAGTGTCCCGATCCGGCGCATCGAAGATGAGGATGTAATCGTACTCGCCGAGTACTGCATAACTGCCGTCCAGCGTGACGCCGAACTCTTCGAACTCGGCACGAACGTTGCCCCATACCGACGCCAACTCCTGTGCGTTCTGGATTTGCTCGCGAATATCGACGAGCGCAACGTATTTTGCCATGTTATAGATTGACGTATGCCGTCGGAAAAGGTGTTTTCACCAGTCTCTCAAAAGACGGGGCGCTATCCGCGAAGATGCCGGTTCGAACCGGCCAGGAGAACGCTCACTTGCGACCCATCACCTCGAAAACTGCTCTGTCACCGTCCTGAATTTCGCTCACGACCGTGCTGAGGTCTGCAAACTCGACGCCGGGTTGGGTTCGCATATGACGAATCAACTCCTCCAACCGCCTCGTTCGCGGCGGTTGCCCGATGACCTGTGGATGCATAGCGAGCGTGAAGATCCCGTCGTCCACGTTCTCTTCCATCCAATCGAACTGCGCTCGCCAAAGGTCGAACACCGACCGTTCATCCGCGAATCCCCACAGTATCGACTGCTCCCAGACGAACATCAACGCCGGAAAATCCGCCCGCTTCCACGAAATCGGGACTTCGATGATGTCAGTCGGATCGCCGAGTTTGAACGCGGCGTCGTCGGGTGCGCTCCAATTCTTGCGGAGATGGTACGGTTCGAAATCGTTACCCATCTGGCTGGAATCCCATTCGAACCCCAATTCTTCGAGGATTTCGAGGGTGTGTTCGGAAAATTCCCATGCCGGTGAGCGAAATCCAGTGGGTTTGCGTCCCGTTACATCCTCGATGTTCGAAATCGCGCGCTCGTACTCCGACTTCTCCGCTTCCTTGCTGTCGAACGTACTCGGGTTGACGTGTCGCCAACCGTGACACTGCACGTCGTAACCGCGGTCGGAAACCTCCTCGACACGGTCCGGAAAACTCTCTATCGTGTGACCGGGAACGAACCACGTCGCGGGAATATCGTGTGTATCGTGGAGGTCAAGGATGCGAGGCGCTCCGACCCATGCGCCGTAAACTCCCCGTGACAGTTGCGTCGGTGCGTCGGACGCACCGAACGTGTGTATCCAGACGGATACCGCGTCGAAATCATAGGTCAAACAGACAGTCGTTGGGGACATCGCAAATGGAGACGACCGAAAACGAAATACCTCTATCCCATTCGTGTGTCGTCGCTGTCCGTTGGATTAGCGAGGAGAAGATCGAATCGTTCGAATTACTGCGTGCGGAACGCGCGGTCGCCAGCGTCTCCCAATCCGGGGACGATAAAGCCGTCGTCGTTGAGTCGGTCGTCGATGCTTACCGTCAGGAGGTCCGCCTCGGGGAACTTCTCGTGGACGTTGAGCAGGCCGTCCGGTGCGCTGACCGCGGAGAGGACGAAGAAGTTTTCCGGGTTCGGTTGTTCGTTGAGGACCTCTTCGAGGACGGCGCACATCGTGCTCCCCGTAGCGAGCATCGGGTCGGCCACGATGACCGTGTCTTTCTCCGTGATTTCGGGGAGTTTCACGTAGTCGATGGTGATGGGGAACTCGCCGTCTTCGTTCATTCCGGCGTCCTCGTTCCGGCCAGCACTGATAACGCCCTGTTTCGCGCGTGGGAACGCCTTCAGCAGTCCTTCGACGAATGGCGTGGCGGCACGGAGAACGTTGATGATGACCACGTCGTCCAGTCCTTTGACGCGCTCGCCGGTTGTCTCGGTAAGCGGCGTGTTGATGGAAACGTACTCCGTGTCCATCGCACCGTCGATGATTTCGTAGCCACAGATACGACCGAGTTTGACGAGTCCCTTACGGAAGCCGACCTGTTCCGTGTTCTCGTCCCGAATCTTCGAGAGCGTGTCCTTCGCCATCGCGTGCGTGATGAGGTGGGCGTCACCTCGCTGCTCGATAGTCATATGCGATTCGTGCGCGGCGAGGGGCTATAAGCTAACGATACGAGCGAAGCATCGGGAAACTCTGACACGGGACTCTCGACTCATACGCCAAGCGTCAGTAGCCCGTTCTCGGACTGTGGAAACGGATTTTCGAACGTCGTCCAGTCCGCACCCATCTCCACGTCGGTTAGCAAACAGTCGTCCAATTCGGCGATGATGGCGTCCTCGTTCACGTCCGTTCCGATGAAGACGAGTTTCGTCTCGCGGTCCCCCCATTCGTCGTCCCATTGGAGGTTAGATCGGTTGTCGCGGTAGAGTTTCTGGTCGATTTCGGGAAGACTCGCAATCCACTTACCCGCCGTTTCGACGCGGGCGGACGACCCGGCCTGCCCGTATTCCATCACCCATTCTTGCCCGGCGAGCCAGAAGGTTCCTTTCGCCCGAACGATGCCGTCAGGGAGTGATCGAAGGAAGTCGGCGAGACGTTCGGGATGGAACGGTCGGCGGCGACGGTATGCGACCGACGAGACGCCGTAGGTCTCCTCGGGATGGCGATGGACGTGGAGATCGTCGTTATGTTCGGCGTGGGTGTGGTTTTCTTCTTCGTGGGAGTGGTCGTGGTCACGACCACTCCCATCGTTTGGATGTTCACCAGCGTGGACCATCGCTCGTTTCCAGCCAGCCGAATCACCGACTGCATCTCTATCGAACACTCCTCGCTGAAGAACCGCATCCGGCGAAACCCGACCGTGTTCGGTTCGAATCAGTTCGGCTCGGGGTTGAAGCGCGCGGAGAGTCGCCTCGATTTCGTCCAGTTCCTCGTCGGTCACGAGGTCGCATTTGTTGAGGACGAGCACGTCACAGAACTCGATCTGCTCGATAATGAGGTCGGAGAGGGGTCGCGTTTCTCCATCCTCCGTCTCGGTTCGCTCGACCGGCGAGTCGCCATCGAAGAAGTCGCGGAACTGGCGCGCGCTAACGAGGGTAACGGTCGTATCCACTTCGTACCGTGCAGCGGCGCGCGATTCGGTCGTGAACAGTCGAGCGACTGGGGCCG of the Haladaptatus caseinilyticus genome contains:
- the ileS gene encoding isoleucine--tRNA ligase; protein product: MSRFAEVNDQYEPESVEDRVFDYWDEVNAYEKTKANREGAERFFFVDGPPYTSGAAHMGTTWNKSLKDAYIRYLRMQGYDVTDRPGYDMHGLPIETKVEERMGFENKKDIEEFGMENFIEECKEFADDQLEGLQNDFKSFGVWMDWDNPYKTVSPEYMEAAWWGFQRAHERGLVEQGKRSISQCPRCETAIANNEVEYEDVDDPSIYVKFPLRDREGSLVVWTTTPWTVPANTFVAVDAEGTYAEVRATTDGETETLYVGKPKVEEVLKKGRYDDYDVVSELTGEELLGWKYEHPLDDEVPNHPSGDGTLQVYEADYVKVDGDGTGLVHSAPGHGEEDFNRGTELGLDVFCPVGGDGVYEKAGGKYEGQFVKDADEDIMADLDSNGHLLASGTVNHSYGHCWRCDTGILQIVTDQWFITVTDIKDELLDNIEDSEWHPQEARDERFYNFVENSPDWNVSRQRYWGVPIPIWTPSADESADGWDGNMDDVVVVGTREELAEAVDQDVDPEEVDLHRPTVDDLTITKDGTTYTRVPDVFDVWLDSSVASWGTLDYPSDEEDFEELWPADLIMEAHDQTRGWFWSQLGMGTAALGDVPYDDVLMHGWALAEDGRKMSKSIGNIVAPEEAIERHGADPMRLFLLSQNPQGEDMRFSWDEMQNMQRSLNILWNVFRFPLPYMRLDDFDPNEVGVKDAETELVDEWVLSRLQTVTAEMTEQWEEYRQDRALRALLDFVVEDVSRFYIQVVRERMWEEEDSASKQAAYATFHHILKTVVALLSPFAPFISEKIYQNLTGDEGEASVHMLDWPEVDEFWHDEEMEADVSVLRAVEEAGANARQQAERKLRWPVSRIVVDARDDSVVRAVEKHADLLADRLNARDVELVMPDEGWGELAYSAEADMSVLGPTFGDDAGRVMNALNEARVSDASLAELEDAVAETLNEEIELDDEMVEFVTQTPDDVSGTSFSVDGNELGVVYVDTTLTEDIESEGYAREVIRRVQEMRKEMDLDIEEEIRLELDVHDDRVADFVEEHMELVKEEVRAESVGEVDDGHRKEWDVEGVTMTIAIVPLAEVEL
- the prs gene encoding ribose-phosphate diphosphokinase; translated protein: MILSGSASQSLAATLAAELDEPLASVEYQSFPDDELLASAPGFDGTRAIVVASTVSSDAHIELLQLQDAAREWGAEEVITVLPYMGYARQDKTFERGQPISSRAVARAISTGTDRVLTVNPHETAVCDFFDVPAEPVNAAGCLADPLPDDLADPVFLSPDAGALDIADTVRNAYGRGVTDYFEKKRLSGTEVEMTPSDTDVTGKDIVITDDIIATGSTMSGAVSLLQKRDIGRVFVTCVHPMLALNARTKLANAGVVAVYGTDTIERAVSQVSVAPAIADAL
- a CDS encoding helix-turn-helix domain-containing protein translates to MVSVTRLSMDVSSVDESDLTPAETGILNLLAEGRCTPAYVASEMAVGADTARGTLDRLREYEIVGKPYRGLYELRLDRTDDSSKYRTTETLLVDVPFEDDDFTPTERGILNLLAEGRAIPAYLAQELDVTQECVKTRLRDLTRLELVRKRHRGLYELVAE
- a CDS encoding HVO_0234 family beta-propeller protein, yielding MTSIDEKRVYSDQSGTTTAYVATELGVARVEISGDIVGEFSIAHRCVARDVAVTGDSLAVATDEGVIDGDFSPLGFGPAVAVDFDGDDLLAASEDGILARYDSGWNELASLPEVRAIDGNLVATIDGVYRIVDDGVRHVGLNDVRDVSAKGVPLAATADGLYWLGNGWMDAMEGSFHVVNTTDEDAYAAADDTLFVRDNDEWVEITLPVDEPVADIGFGEGVYVVTEPGTFLSSIGDGWRSRNLGLSGIRAVAVHYSATSS
- a CDS encoding DUF7351 domain-containing protein; the encoded protein is MGDPRPDPADALAAIGNERRVSMIYELQQAFRNGEYSLSYAELKQRVGLRDSGNFNYHLQRLVGQYVRKTTAGYELTYAGRKVASALTAGIFTEQADGTTLPAPGTCYNCHEESIIARYEHERIRITCDDCGEEILHNPFPPAPTTRRDDLLSTFDVWTRRWNALASAGTCPECGSRMEGQITESEPTLSIGDVPYRLRVSCRECWAMSNLPLGCLVREHPRVVGFHAAHGVDIDARPLWDIDWALHHEYLSLVGTDPLSFRLRIPLDDEELRLTFDDEGTVVSTEFRGR